A stretch of Pseudoprevotella muciniphila DNA encodes these proteins:
- a CDS encoding TonB-dependent receptor, translating into MKLRLRGTVCSRKRTTGAGTTRLAPVVLLFMVLFLFSPQVAFTQTLGQENDTIAVVTAYRETSPDLLPVQELSGRQLERLRSHSVADAVRFFSGVQVKDYGGVGGLKTVNIRGMGTQHVGVFFDGIELGNAQNGQVDLGRFSLEEMQSVTVYNGQRSQLLQPARDFGSASTVYLRSRTPDFSNGKDFQGHVSMKAGSFGTFRPSFTIDKKLSNAVGTSLSAGYVHTDGSYSFRYKTQGGYDTTATRRNSRVDALRAETGFFGKTSQGEWRAKAYFYSSERGLPGAVVRNRFAHEDKQWDTNLFVQSQWKQRVAKNYSFLLSGKLAYDYLQYTTNPKRDASEMFIDNSFYQTEAYLSAANMLSLGRWQLAAALDYQYNHVSGNQLGFAYPTRNTLLASAAANAGFGTLKIHAALLATFVNDRVRNGGQSMKDRLEWSPSIVMTWQPTKELPVNFRAFYKRIFRMPTLNDLYYTLIGRADLNPERTDQFNIGATYEVRKKQGFFRGLELSADGYINHVKDKIVAVPTANQFRWTMMNIGRVSIRGIDFVAQTYWAVSQFTIDVRAAYTYQRAADRTDRNDVCFNDQIPYIPKHSGSLTIGLGWRNVEAHYSFIYTGERYNQRANILENYEPAWYTSDVGVSFRVRPFIITAEVNNIFNQKYEVVRGYPMPGTNFLIGLKWKF; encoded by the coding sequence ATGAAGTTACGACTACGCGGGACTGTCTGTAGCCGAAAGCGCACAACAGGGGCAGGCACAACGAGGCTTGCCCCGGTTGTACTTTTATTCATGGTGCTATTCTTGTTTTCACCACAAGTGGCTTTTACGCAGACTCTTGGACAAGAAAATGATACCATTGCAGTTGTAACAGCATATAGAGAAACTTCGCCAGATTTGCTGCCGGTGCAAGAACTGTCAGGGCGCCAGTTGGAGCGCTTACGTTCTCACAGTGTGGCAGATGCGGTGAGGTTTTTCAGTGGAGTTCAAGTAAAGGATTATGGCGGAGTAGGGGGACTGAAAACGGTGAATATTCGTGGTATGGGAACACAGCATGTAGGAGTCTTCTTCGATGGTATAGAACTCGGCAATGCGCAAAACGGACAAGTTGATCTTGGACGCTTTTCTCTTGAAGAAATGCAAAGCGTAACGGTTTATAACGGACAGCGAAGCCAATTACTCCAGCCTGCGCGCGACTTCGGCTCGGCTTCTACAGTGTACCTGCGTAGCCGAACACCCGATTTCTCAAACGGAAAAGACTTTCAAGGACATGTTTCTATGAAGGCGGGTTCATTCGGCACGTTCCGACCTTCATTTACCATCGACAAAAAACTTTCCAATGCTGTAGGGACATCATTAAGTGCGGGCTATGTGCATACAGACGGCTCATATAGTTTCCGCTACAAAACACAGGGCGGATACGACACAACAGCAACACGCCGCAACAGTCGTGTTGATGCATTGAGGGCGGAAACAGGTTTCTTTGGAAAAACATCACAGGGAGAATGGCGGGCAAAGGCCTACTTCTATTCTTCTGAAAGAGGGTTGCCGGGAGCAGTTGTCAGAAATCGTTTCGCACACGAGGACAAACAGTGGGACACGAACCTGTTTGTACAGTCGCAATGGAAACAGCGTGTCGCTAAAAATTATAGTTTTCTGTTGAGCGGAAAATTAGCATACGACTATTTACAATATACCACGAATCCAAAAAGGGATGCGTCTGAAATGTTTATTGACAACAGTTTCTATCAGACAGAGGCTTACCTTTCGGCAGCGAATATGTTATCTCTTGGTCGGTGGCAACTTGCTGCAGCATTAGACTACCAATACAACCATGTGTCAGGAAATCAATTAGGCTTTGCCTATCCTACAAGAAATACTCTTCTCGCTTCTGCAGCAGCAAACGCAGGTTTCGGCACACTGAAAATTCATGCTGCCCTGCTCGCCACTTTCGTGAACGACCGCGTGCGGAATGGAGGACAAAGCATGAAGGACAGACTGGAGTGGTCGCCAAGCATCGTAATGACATGGCAGCCAACAAAAGAACTGCCTGTAAATTTCAGGGCATTTTATAAGCGCATATTCCGCATGCCTACGCTGAACGACCTGTACTATACACTTATTGGACGGGCAGACCTGAATCCGGAACGGACAGATCAATTCAATATCGGCGCGACATACGAAGTGAGAAAGAAGCAAGGTTTTTTCCGAGGTTTGGAACTCTCCGCAGATGGCTACATCAACCATGTAAAGGATAAAATCGTAGCCGTGCCTACAGCCAACCAGTTTAGATGGACGATGATGAATATAGGCAGGGTGAGCATCAGGGGCATAGACTTCGTGGCACAGACATATTGGGCTGTGTCACAATTCACTATTGATGTCAGGGCTGCATATACTTATCAAAGGGCGGCAGACAGAACCGACAGGAATGATGTCTGTTTCAACGACCAGATACCATATATCCCCAAACACAGCGGCTCGCTGACAATCGGGCTTGGTTGGAGAAATGTGGAGGCACATTACAGTTTTATCTATACTGGCGAACGCTACAACCAACGTGCCAACATACTCGAAAACTACGAACCCGCGTGGTACACTTCCGACGTTGGTGTATCATTCCGTGTTAGGCCGTTTATAATTACCGCTGAAGTAAACAATATATTCAACCAGAAGTATGAGGTCGTCAGAGGTTATCCCATGCCAGGCACAAACTTCCTTATAGGCCTGAAATGGAAATTCTGA